The following proteins come from a genomic window of Achromobacter deleyi:
- a CDS encoding glycosyltransferase family 4 protein — MRIVHSEAATSFGGQEGRVFKEMNAMRARGHHLEAICQPSALLAERLSDVGFTVHALEMDGPVNYLKGVAAIRRILREGRFDVLNTHSRRDTVIAAAAGRLAGTPLIVRTRHLSNRVGWLWSYTRLPHRVTTVSDHVREHLIARGVPADRVATVYSPIVLPPPVEHSTLREELGLAPDDLVVGCVAVMRATKGHKDLIDAIAPLMATRPKLHLVFVGGGSPVFEQTQAYVAERGLADRIHLMGMRRDVPNLLAGCDLFALATQQEASGTVYVEAQASGLPVIGTDVGGVSEMFRNGETGILMPPRDPVALTAALETLIDDAALRHRMGEAGRKMVWEEGVFSPARLAETTEAVYTRWLAERRG, encoded by the coding sequence ATGCGCATCGTCCACTCGGAGGCCGCCACCAGTTTCGGTGGCCAGGAAGGCCGTGTCTTCAAGGAGATGAACGCCATGCGAGCGCGTGGCCATCACCTCGAGGCCATCTGCCAGCCGAGCGCGCTGCTGGCCGAGCGTCTGTCGGACGTCGGCTTCACGGTTCACGCGCTGGAGATGGACGGGCCGGTCAACTACCTGAAGGGCGTTGCCGCCATCCGCCGCATCTTGCGCGAAGGCCGCTTCGACGTACTCAATACCCATAGCCGGCGCGACACCGTGATCGCCGCGGCCGCCGGCCGCCTGGCGGGCACGCCGCTGATCGTGCGCACCCGCCACCTGTCCAACAGGGTCGGCTGGCTTTGGTCGTACACGCGCCTGCCGCATCGCGTCACCACCGTCAGCGACCATGTGCGCGAGCACCTGATCGCGCGCGGCGTGCCGGCCGATCGCGTCGCCACCGTCTATTCGCCCATCGTGCTGCCGCCGCCGGTAGAGCATTCGACCCTGCGCGAGGAACTCGGGCTGGCGCCGGACGACCTGGTGGTCGGCTGTGTCGCCGTGATGCGCGCCACCAAGGGCCACAAGGACCTGATCGACGCCATCGCGCCGCTGATGGCTACCCGGCCCAAGCTGCACCTGGTATTCGTGGGCGGCGGTTCGCCGGTGTTCGAGCAGACCCAGGCCTACGTGGCCGAACGTGGCTTGGCCGATCGCATCCACTTGATGGGTATGCGCCGCGACGTGCCCAACCTGTTGGCCGGCTGCGACCTGTTCGCGCTGGCGACCCAGCAGGAAGCTTCCGGCACCGTCTACGTCGAGGCCCAGGCCAGCGGCCTGCCGGTCATCGGTACCGACGTCGGCGGCGTGTCCGAGATGTTCCGCAACGGCGAAACCGGCATCCTGATGCCGCCCAGGGACCCGGTCGCGCTCACCGCCGCGCTCGAGACGCTGATCGACGACGCCGCGCTGCGTCACCGCATGGGCGAGGCCGGCCGCAAGATGGTCTGGGAAGAGGGCGTGTTCTCGCCCGCCCGCCTGGCCGAGACCACCGAGGCCGTCTACACCCGCTGGCTGGCGGAGCGGCGCGGATGA
- a CDS encoding AAA-associated domain-containing protein, translating into MNSNFLIELHDVGKSFRAADGTARNVLEHVDFILHEGEIVALLGKSGSGKSTLLRIMAGLVNADQGTVTYRGQPVYGPAAGIAMVFQSFALFPWLTAQQNVELGLEAQGVAPAERAKRADAVLDLMGLGGFGGALPRELSGGMRQRVGIARALVMNPDVLLMDEAFSALDVLTGETLRDDMLELWDESRISTKGILIVSHNIEEAVMMADRIIVFSSDPGRIRSQVQIGLPRPRDADSPQVRALIDEVYALMTQRPAHDVPTPRQQGLGYRFPQTEVERMEGVLDVLAEAPFNGRADLPKLAEEAEISDDDLLPACEALGLFGLAQIDKGDIFLTPLGQRYVHADQGQKQAIFGRQLLAHVPLAAHIRHSLEQEPAGELPEKNFLDSLEEFLKPDEAERVLKIAVEWGRYGEIYGYDYHTGLLTLPERDAG; encoded by the coding sequence ATGAATTCCAATTTCCTGATCGAACTGCACGATGTCGGCAAGTCGTTCCGCGCCGCCGACGGCACTGCCCGCAACGTGCTGGAACACGTCGACTTCATCCTGCACGAAGGCGAGATCGTGGCCCTGCTGGGCAAGTCCGGTTCGGGCAAGTCGACCCTGCTGCGCATCATGGCGGGGCTGGTCAACGCCGACCAGGGCACCGTCACCTACCGCGGCCAGCCGGTGTACGGCCCGGCGGCCGGCATCGCCATGGTGTTCCAGTCGTTCGCGCTGTTCCCGTGGCTGACCGCGCAGCAGAACGTCGAGCTGGGGCTGGAAGCCCAGGGCGTGGCGCCGGCCGAACGCGCCAAGCGCGCCGACGCGGTGCTCGACCTGATGGGCCTGGGCGGTTTTGGCGGCGCGCTGCCGCGCGAACTGTCCGGCGGCATGCGCCAGCGCGTCGGCATCGCCCGCGCGCTGGTCATGAATCCGGACGTGCTGCTGATGGACGAAGCCTTCTCGGCGCTGGACGTGCTGACCGGCGAGACGCTGCGCGACGACATGCTGGAACTGTGGGACGAGAGCCGCATTTCGACCAAGGGCATCCTGATCGTTTCCCACAACATCGAGGAAGCGGTCATGATGGCCGACCGCATCATCGTGTTCTCCAGCGATCCGGGCCGCATCCGCAGCCAGGTGCAGATCGGCCTGCCGCGGCCGCGCGACGCCGATTCGCCGCAGGTGCGGGCGCTGATCGACGAGGTCTACGCGCTGATGACGCAACGCCCGGCGCACGACGTGCCGACGCCGCGCCAGCAGGGCCTGGGCTACCGCTTTCCGCAGACCGAGGTCGAGCGCATGGAAGGCGTGCTGGACGTGCTGGCCGAGGCGCCGTTCAACGGCCGCGCCGACCTGCCCAAGCTGGCCGAGGAAGCCGAGATCTCGGACGACGACCTGCTGCCGGCCTGCGAAGCGCTGGGCTTGTTCGGGCTGGCCCAGATCGACAAGGGCGATATCTTCCTGACGCCGCTGGGCCAGCGCTACGTGCATGCCGACCAGGGCCAGAAGCAGGCCATCTTCGGCCGCCAGCTGCTGGCGCACGTGCCGCTGGCCGCGCACATCCGCCACAGCCTGGAGCAGGAACCCGCCGGCGAGTTGCCGGAAAAGAACTTCCTGGATTCGCTGGAGGAATTCCTCAAGCCCGACGAAGCCGAGCGCGTGCTGAAGATCGCGGTGGAATGGGGCCGCTATGGCGAGATCTACGGCTATGACTACCACACCGGCCTGTTGACCTTGCCGGAACGCGACGCGGGGTAG
- the lpxO gene encoding lipid A hydroxylase LpxO produces MKWLIPGIWLAAILFAHFRGRVKLPLGRQLLDHSVLLAPVNAFMVLTSRVPSTPYLTTSEIAELKVLDDNWETIRDEALQMAEMRRIKAADSHNDIGFNSFFKYGWKRFYLKWYDARHPSAEELCPKTVAILKTLPKVKAAMFAELPPGGKLNPHRDPFAGSLRYHLGLATPNDNGCHIIVDGETYSWRDGESVVFDETYVHEAYNHTDQNRIILFCDVERPLKWGWAEAFNRWFGRVVMSAASSPNDGGDQTGAINKLTHAHWVIDQKRKAFKAWNRNVYKTTKYGLIVLVIAGFIAL; encoded by the coding sequence ATGAAATGGCTGATTCCCGGGATCTGGCTCGCCGCCATCCTGTTCGCGCACTTCCGCGGCCGCGTCAAGCTGCCGCTGGGCCGGCAACTGCTGGACCACTCGGTGCTGCTCGCGCCGGTCAACGCCTTCATGGTGCTGACCTCGCGCGTGCCGTCGACCCCCTACCTGACCACCAGCGAGATCGCCGAACTCAAGGTGCTGGACGACAACTGGGAGACGATCCGCGACGAGGCCCTGCAGATGGCCGAGATGCGTCGCATCAAGGCGGCCGACAGCCATAACGACATCGGCTTCAACTCGTTCTTCAAGTACGGCTGGAAGCGCTTCTACCTGAAATGGTATGACGCCCGCCACCCGTCGGCCGAGGAACTGTGCCCCAAGACGGTGGCCATCCTGAAGACGCTGCCCAAGGTCAAGGCGGCCATGTTCGCCGAGCTGCCCCCGGGCGGCAAGCTGAACCCGCACCGCGATCCGTTCGCCGGCTCGCTGCGCTATCACCTGGGCCTGGCCACGCCCAACGACAACGGCTGCCACATCATCGTCGACGGCGAAACCTACAGCTGGCGCGACGGCGAAAGCGTGGTGTTCGACGAGACCTACGTGCACGAGGCCTACAACCACACCGACCAGAACCGCATCATCCTGTTCTGCGACGTCGAGCGGCCGCTCAAGTGGGGCTGGGCCGAGGCCTTCAACCGCTGGTTCGGCCGGGTGGTGATGTCGGCGGCCAGCTCGCCCAACGACGGCGGCGACCAGACCGGCGCCATCAACAAGCTGACCCACGCGCACTGGGTCATCGACCAGAAGCGCAAGGCCTTCAAGGCCTGGAACCGCAATGTCTACAAGACCACCAAGTACGGCCTGATCGTCCTGGTGATCGCGGGCTTCATCGCCCTGTGA
- a CDS encoding polysaccharide deacetylase family protein — MSAPNVPVLMYHHVTPAGGMIAATPDVFEAQIARLARAGYQSLSTDQFAAYLAGAPAPERSVLITFDDGYLDNWVHAHPVLARHGMRAVLFTITGWIGDGPVRAHAGQDLPLPATPDHDACKKLVAEGRSDDAMLRWSEIEAMQAAGTFEFHSHTHTHTRWDKVCGADTEARRAHIVQELADSRETLTRRLGQASDHLCWPQGYFDADYVAAARQAGFRHLYTTDPFGQNTPGADPAHIYRFAVRNQGGTWLNRRIWLSRDPFWGPRYLAWKAWKKRLRNRG; from the coding sequence ATGAGCGCGCCCAATGTCCCGGTGCTGATGTACCACCACGTCACGCCGGCCGGCGGCATGATCGCCGCCACGCCGGACGTGTTCGAGGCCCAGATCGCGCGCCTGGCGCGCGCCGGCTACCAGTCGCTGTCGACCGACCAGTTCGCCGCCTACCTGGCCGGCGCGCCGGCGCCCGAGCGCTCGGTGCTGATCACCTTCGACGACGGCTATCTCGACAACTGGGTCCATGCCCATCCAGTGCTGGCGCGCCACGGCATGCGCGCCGTGCTGTTCACCATCACCGGCTGGATCGGCGACGGACCCGTGCGCGCGCACGCCGGGCAGGACCTGCCGCTGCCGGCCACGCCCGACCACGATGCCTGCAAGAAGCTGGTGGCCGAGGGCCGCAGCGACGACGCCATGTTGCGCTGGAGCGAGATCGAGGCCATGCAGGCCGCCGGCACCTTCGAATTCCATTCGCACACCCATACCCACACCCGCTGGGACAAGGTCTGTGGCGCCGATACCGAGGCCAGGCGCGCCCACATCGTCCAGGAACTGGCCGATTCGCGCGAGACGCTGACGCGCCGGCTGGGGCAGGCCAGCGACCACCTCTGCTGGCCGCAGGGCTATTTCGATGCCGACTACGTGGCCGCCGCCCGCCAGGCGGGCTTTCGCCACCTCTACACGACCGACCCGTTCGGCCAGAACACGCCCGGCGCAGATCCCGCGCACATCTACCGCTTCGCGGTGCGCAACCAGGGCGGCACCTGGTTGAACCGGCGCATCTGGCTGTCGCGCGATCCCTTCTGGGGGCCGCGCTATCTCGCCTGGAAGGCCTGGAAAAAGCGTCTTAGGAATCGCGGATGA
- the dnaE gene encoding DNA polymerase III subunit alpha codes for MSEAVTNPSPFVHLRVHSEFSVVDGLVRIPDLIKRVAKLGQPAVALTDLSNLFGLIKFYKAARGAGIKPIAGCDVWLSNDDDPSKPFRVLLLVRNHQGYLNLCELLSRSFLTNQGKGRAEIRREWLQGQDGLIVLSGGRGGDVGQALDAGNAVSALALARQWAHLFPGSYYIELQRAGMDGDEAYTQAAMRLAAEAGLPVVATHPVQFLDEYEFQAHEARVCIAEGEILANPRRVRRFTKEQYLLSSEEMARRFADVPSALANTVEIAKRCNLSLVLGKPRLPNFPTPDGVSLDDYLVQLSEEGLEKRMAFLFPDDAERESKREQYYERLRWECKTIIQMGFPGYFLIVQDFINWGKNNGVPVGPGRGSGAGSLVAYALGITDLDPIRYDLLFERFLNPERVSMPDFDIDFCQDNRERVIDYVKEKYGRAAVSQIATFGTLGAKAVVRDAGRVLDMPYMFCDGLSKLIPFNPMDPWTLERTLKDEPAFKDRYEQEEEVRALVDLAKPLEGLTRNIGMHAGGVLIAPGKLTDFCPLYCQAGQENSAVSQFDKDDVEAAGLVKFDFLGLRNLTILDWAVRYVRQFNADKRDFDVMALALDDPAAYKILCDANTTAVFQLESRGMKELLKKLRPNTFEDIIAMLALYRPGPLESGMVDDFVNRKHGRAAVDYFHNDLESTLKSTYGVIVYQEQVMLISQIIGGYSLGGADLLRRAMGKKKPEEMAKHRELFEQGAKEKGHDPDLAVKLFDLMEKFAGYGFNKSHSAAYALISYQTAWLKAYHPTEFLAATMSSDMDDTDKVQIFCRDAQDNGVEVLPPDVNFSGYRFEPVADRYTEKGKPPRTMRYGLGAVKGTGQGAVEDILRARKEGGPFQNLFDFCRRVSKHAVNRRTIEALIKAGAFDTIEPNRAAMLASVPTAMEAAEQAARSANQSSLFGDDSSDVVAGELAKVAPWDLHKKLTEEKSALGYYYSGHLFDAWRDEVRQIVPMQLARVEPQRDLQWMCGVLASVRVMMTRRGKMVFAVLDDGTAQVEISVFNELYEKHRNRLREDQLVIVQGKVSNDDYSGGMRIVAEQLYDLQLAREARAKSLRVKLNGGADAARLRQMLNPFRAEPENGIPGVPVDIVYTRNNFLCTVRLGEEWRVRMADTLLENLNAWTKPNGVEVTY; via the coding sequence ATGTCCGAAGCCGTAACAAACCCGTCCCCATTTGTTCACCTGCGCGTTCACTCCGAGTTCTCGGTGGTGGACGGCCTCGTGCGCATCCCCGACCTCATCAAGCGCGTCGCCAAGCTGGGCCAGCCCGCCGTCGCGCTGACCGATCTGTCGAACCTGTTCGGCCTGATCAAGTTCTACAAGGCCGCGCGCGGCGCGGGCATCAAGCCCATCGCCGGTTGCGACGTCTGGCTGAGCAACGACGACGACCCGTCCAAGCCGTTCCGCGTGCTGTTGCTGGTGCGCAACCACCAGGGTTACCTGAACCTGTGCGAACTGCTGTCGCGCTCGTTCCTGACCAACCAGGGCAAGGGCCGCGCCGAGATCCGCCGTGAATGGCTGCAGGGCCAGGACGGCCTGATCGTGCTGTCGGGCGGCCGCGGCGGCGACGTCGGCCAGGCGCTGGACGCCGGCAACGCGGTGTCGGCGCTGGCGCTGGCGCGCCAGTGGGCGCACCTGTTCCCGGGCAGCTACTACATCGAACTGCAGCGCGCCGGCATGGACGGCGACGAAGCCTACACCCAGGCCGCCATGCGCCTGGCGGCCGAGGCCGGCCTGCCGGTGGTGGCCACGCACCCGGTGCAGTTCCTGGACGAATACGAGTTCCAGGCGCACGAGGCCCGCGTCTGCATCGCCGAAGGCGAGATCCTGGCGAACCCGCGCCGCGTGCGTCGCTTCACCAAGGAACAGTACCTGCTCAGTTCCGAGGAAATGGCGCGCCGCTTCGCCGACGTGCCCTCGGCGCTGGCCAACACGGTCGAGATCGCCAAGCGCTGCAACCTCAGCCTGGTGCTGGGCAAGCCGCGCCTGCCCAACTTCCCCACGCCCGACGGCGTGTCGCTGGACGACTACCTGGTGCAGCTGTCCGAAGAGGGCCTGGAAAAGCGCATGGCTTTCCTGTTCCCGGACGACGCCGAGCGTGAGTCCAAGCGCGAGCAGTACTACGAGCGCCTGCGCTGGGAGTGCAAGACCATCATCCAGATGGGCTTTCCCGGCTACTTCCTGATCGTGCAGGACTTCATCAACTGGGGCAAGAACAACGGCGTGCCGGTCGGCCCGGGCCGGGGCTCGGGCGCCGGTTCGCTGGTGGCGTACGCGCTGGGCATTACCGACCTGGATCCGATCCGCTACGACTTGCTGTTCGAGCGCTTCCTGAACCCCGAGCGGGTCTCGATGCCCGACTTCGATATCGACTTCTGCCAGGACAACCGCGAACGCGTCATCGACTACGTCAAGGAAAAGTACGGCCGCGCCGCCGTCAGCCAGATCGCCACCTTCGGTACCTTGGGCGCCAAGGCCGTGGTGCGTGACGCCGGCCGGGTGCTGGACATGCCCTACATGTTCTGCGACGGCCTGTCCAAGCTGATCCCGTTCAACCCGATGGATCCGTGGACGCTCGAACGCACCCTGAAGGACGAGCCGGCCTTCAAGGACCGCTACGAGCAGGAAGAGGAAGTGCGCGCGCTGGTCGACCTGGCCAAGCCGCTCGAAGGCCTGACCCGCAACATCGGCATGCACGCCGGCGGCGTGCTGATCGCGCCCGGCAAGCTCACCGACTTCTGCCCGCTGTATTGCCAGGCGGGGCAGGAGAACAGCGCCGTCTCGCAGTTCGACAAGGACGACGTCGAAGCCGCCGGCCTGGTGAAGTTCGACTTCCTGGGCCTGCGCAACCTGACCATCCTGGACTGGGCGGTGCGCTACGTGCGCCAGTTCAACGCGGACAAGCGCGACTTCGACGTCATGGCGCTGGCGCTGGACGATCCGGCCGCCTACAAGATCCTGTGCGACGCCAACACCACCGCGGTGTTCCAGCTGGAATCGCGCGGCATGAAGGAACTGCTCAAGAAGCTGCGGCCCAATACCTTCGAAGACATCATCGCCATGCTGGCCCTGTACCGTCCGGGGCCGCTGGAATCGGGCATGGTGGACGATTTCGTCAACCGCAAGCACGGCCGCGCCGCGGTGGACTACTTCCACAACGATCTGGAGAGCACGCTCAAGAGCACCTACGGGGTCATCGTCTACCAGGAACAGGTGATGCTGATCTCGCAGATCATCGGCGGCTACTCGCTGGGCGGCGCCGACCTGCTGCGCCGCGCCATGGGCAAGAAAAAGCCCGAGGAAATGGCCAAGCACCGCGAGCTGTTCGAGCAGGGCGCCAAGGAAAAGGGCCACGACCCGGACCTCGCCGTCAAGCTGTTCGACCTGATGGAGAAGTTCGCGGGCTACGGCTTCAACAAGTCGCACTCGGCCGCGTACGCGCTGATCTCGTACCAGACCGCCTGGCTCAAGGCCTACCACCCGACCGAGTTCCTGGCCGCCACCATGTCCTCCGACATGGACGACACGGACAAGGTCCAGATCTTCTGCCGCGACGCCCAGGACAACGGCGTCGAGGTGCTGCCGCCGGACGTCAACTTCTCGGGCTACCGCTTCGAGCCGGTGGCCGACCGCTACACCGAAAAGGGCAAGCCGCCGCGCACCATGCGCTACGGCCTGGGGGCGGTCAAGGGCACGGGCCAGGGCGCGGTCGAGGACATCCTGCGCGCGCGCAAGGAAGGCGGCCCGTTCCAGAACCTGTTCGACTTCTGCCGCCGCGTCAGCAAGCACGCGGTCAACCGCCGCACCATCGAGGCCCTGATCAAGGCCGGCGCGTTCGACACCATCGAACCCAACCGCGCCGCCATGCTGGCTTCGGTGCCGACCGCCATGGAAGCGGCCGAGCAGGCCGCCCGCAGCGCCAACCAGTCGTCGCTGTTCGGTGACGACAGCAGCGACGTGGTGGCTGGCGAGCTGGCCAAGGTCGCGCCGTGGGACCTGCACAAGAAGCTGACCGAGGAAAAATCGGCGCTGGGCTACTACTACAGCGGCCACCTGTTCGACGCCTGGCGCGACGAAGTGCGCCAGATCGTGCCGATGCAGCTGGCGCGGGTCGAGCCGCAGCGCGACCTGCAATGGATGTGCGGGGTGCTGGCCAGCGTGCGCGTCATGATGACGCGCCGGGGCAAGATGGTGTTCGCGGTGCTGGACGACGGCACCGCGCAGGTCGAGATCTCGGTGTTCAACGAGCTCTACGAAAAGCACCGCAACCGCCTGCGCGAAGACCAGCTGGTCATCGTCCAGGGCAAGGTCAGCAACGACGACTACTCGGGCGGCATGCGCATCGTCGCCGAGCAGCTCTATGACCTGCAGCTGGCGCGCGAGGCGCGCGCCAAGTCGCTGCGCGTCAAGCTCAATGGCGGCGCCGACGCCGCGCGCCTGCGCCAGATGCTCAACCCGTTCCGCGCCGAGCCCGAGAACGGCATCCCCGGCGTGCCGGTCGACATCGTCTATACCAGGAACAATTTCCTGTGCACGGTGCGGCTGGGCGAGGAATGGCGCGTGCGCATGGCCGACACGCTGCTCGAGAACCTGAACGCCTGGACCAAGCCGAACGGCGTGGAGGTCACGTACTGA
- a CDS encoding glycosyltransferase family 2 protein translates to MKLSVIVITKNEAANIADCLKSVAFADEFIVVDSGSTDGTVELARALGARVEVTADWPGFGPQKNRALDLATGDWVLSIDADERVTPELAREIQDTIAAPRGAAYEIARLSNFCGRDIRHSGWWPDYVLRLFKRGTARFNDVVVHERVVPASGQAPLRLAGHFQHYPYDNLDALITKINRYSSDAAAMMHAKGRRTSVFGALGHSFWTFVRIYLIRRGFLDGRHGLVLAVTAAAGSFFRYSKLMFLVDKNK, encoded by the coding sequence ATGAAGTTATCAGTCATAGTCATCACCAAGAACGAAGCGGCCAACATCGCCGACTGCCTCAAGTCGGTCGCCTTCGCCGACGAGTTCATCGTGGTGGATTCGGGCAGCACCGACGGCACGGTGGAACTGGCGCGCGCCCTGGGGGCGCGGGTCGAGGTGACGGCCGACTGGCCTGGTTTCGGTCCGCAGAAGAACCGTGCGCTGGACCTGGCCACCGGCGACTGGGTGCTGTCGATCGACGCCGACGAGCGCGTCACGCCCGAGCTGGCCCGCGAGATCCAGGACACCATCGCCGCGCCGCGCGGCGCGGCCTACGAGATCGCCCGCCTGTCGAATTTCTGCGGCCGCGACATCCGCCACAGCGGCTGGTGGCCCGATTACGTGCTGCGCCTGTTCAAGCGCGGCACGGCGCGTTTCAACGACGTGGTGGTGCACGAGCGGGTGGTGCCGGCCAGCGGCCAGGCGCCGCTGCGGCTCGCCGGCCACTTCCAGCATTACCCGTACGACAACCTGGATGCGCTGATCACCAAGATCAACCGCTACTCGTCCGACGCCGCCGCGATGATGCACGCCAAGGGCCGCCGTACCTCCGTGTTCGGTGCGCTCGGCCACAGCTTCTGGACCTTCGTGCGCATCTATCTGATCCGGCGCGGCTTTCTCGACGGCCGCCATGGCCTGGTGCTGGCGGTGACGGCCGCCGCGGGCAGCTTCTTCCGTTATTCGAAGCTGATGTTCCTGGTTGATAAAAACAAGTGA
- a CDS encoding ABC transporter permease, with amino-acid sequence MFELFSTRTRPSSSSRSSPNRWDWALLPLVLVVLAAMAYGASQMSRPFAVGEELPISLDPIYLPYYLLRTILRMFTALAFSLLFSFIFAAIAAKFRTAEKAMIPMLDILQSVPILGFQAIAIAPFIALFPGNLLGVECAAIFAIFTSQAWNMAFSLYQSMRTVPAELNEAARVFRLSGWQRFWRLELPYATPGLLWNMMMSMSGGWFFLVAAEAISVAGQDIKLPGIGSYIAVAIDAEDGRAIAWAIGAMMAGILLYDQLFFRPLLAWADKFRFEESQADVAQQSWLLDWTRRSRWMQALSNRFWAQMRRALGWFSVSYDGTSIRARAKAPDPRWTRVWDSLLAAGALLATYKLVVFVHAEVGWSEVLHVIGLGGITLLRVMVLIGLASLIWVPIAVWIGLRPKYSQRVQAVAQFLAAFPVNLLFPAVVFVMVALKLNPNIWLSPLIIFGTQWYILFNVVAGASTIPNELRLAASNLGLKGWLLWRRVYLPAVFPSFITGAITASGGSWNASIVAEYVSWGNTSLMADGLGSYIKQMTEQGDFHRIALGIGVMSIFVMLLNRFFWRKLYLLAEDRGR; translated from the coding sequence ATGTTCGAGCTTTTCAGCACCCGCACGCGCCCGTCCTCGTCGTCGCGCTCCTCGCCCAACCGCTGGGACTGGGCGCTGCTGCCCCTGGTGCTGGTGGTGCTGGCCGCCATGGCCTACGGCGCCTCGCAGATGAGCCGCCCCTTCGCCGTCGGCGAAGAACTGCCGATCTCGCTCGATCCGATCTACCTGCCGTACTACCTGCTGCGCACCATCCTGCGGATGTTCACGGCGCTGGCCTTTTCGCTGCTGTTCAGCTTCATCTTCGCCGCCATCGCGGCCAAGTTCCGCACCGCCGAAAAAGCCATGATCCCGATGCTGGACATCCTCCAGTCGGTGCCCATCCTGGGTTTCCAGGCCATCGCCATCGCGCCCTTCATCGCGCTGTTTCCCGGCAATCTGCTGGGGGTCGAGTGCGCGGCGATCTTCGCCATCTTCACCTCGCAGGCCTGGAACATGGCGTTCAGCCTGTACCAGTCGATGCGCACCGTGCCGGCCGAACTGAACGAGGCCGCGCGCGTGTTCCGGCTGTCCGGCTGGCAGCGCTTCTGGCGCCTGGAACTGCCGTACGCCACCCCCGGCCTGCTGTGGAACATGATGATGTCCATGTCCGGCGGCTGGTTCTTCCTGGTGGCGGCCGAGGCCATCTCGGTGGCGGGGCAGGACATCAAGCTGCCCGGCATCGGCTCGTACATCGCCGTGGCCATCGACGCCGAGGACGGCCGCGCCATCGCCTGGGCCATCGGCGCCATGATGGCTGGCATCCTGCTCTACGACCAACTGTTCTTCCGGCCGCTGCTGGCCTGGGCCGACAAGTTCCGCTTCGAGGAATCGCAGGCCGACGTGGCGCAGCAGTCGTGGCTGCTGGACTGGACCCGCCGCAGCCGCTGGATGCAGGCCCTGTCCAACAGGTTCTGGGCGCAGATGCGGCGCGCGCTGGGTTGGTTCAGCGTGTCGTACGACGGCACCTCGATCCGCGCCCGCGCCAAGGCGCCGGACCCGCGCTGGACCCGGGTCTGGGATTCGCTGCTGGCCGCCGGCGCGCTGCTGGCCACCTACAAGCTGGTGGTCTTCGTGCATGCGGAGGTGGGCTGGAGCGAAGTGCTGCACGTGATCGGCCTGGGCGGCATCACGCTGCTGCGGGTGATGGTGCTGATCGGGCTGGCGTCGCTGATCTGGGTGCCGATCGCGGTCTGGATCGGCCTGCGGCCCAAGTATTCGCAGCGGGTGCAGGCGGTGGCGCAGTTCCTGGCGGCGTTCCCGGTCAACCTGCTGTTCCCGGCCGTGGTGTTCGTGATGGTGGCGTTGAAGCTCAACCCCAACATCTGGCTCAGTCCGCTGATCATCTTCGGCACCCAGTGGTACATCCTGTTCAACGTGGTGGCGGGCGCCTCGACCATTCCGAACGAACTGCGCCTGGCCGCCAGCAACCTGGGCCTGAAGGGCTGGCTGCTGTGGCGCCGGGTCTACCTGCCGGCGGTGTTCCCCAGCTTCATCACCGGCGCCATCACGGCCAGCGGCGGTTCCTGGAACGCCAGCATCGTGGCCGAGTACGTGTCCTGGGGCAATACCTCGCTGATGGCCGACGGCCTGGGCAGCTACATCAAGCAGATGACCGAGCAGGGCGATTTCCACCGCATCGCGCTCGGCATCGGCGTCATGAGCATTTTCGTCATGCTGTTGAACCGGTTTTTCTGGCGCAAACTGTATTTGCTGGCCGAAGACCGCGGCCGGTAG
- a CDS encoding glycosyltransferase family 4 protein — protein MLLGSAGGTDYDKGWLDLVAAVAALPPGDRERVLLLVAGDPPSEAKLDRVRELGMIDQVRFPGLLDDVRAALASCHAGFVLSYREALSFACREIMGLGLPALVTDAGGLPENVTDGVDGWIVPVRDVAAMTARLRLMLDDPAQVREMGRNARQTAERDFNLARFAQATIDVYQRTLGGH, from the coding sequence TTGCTGCTGGGCAGCGCCGGCGGCACCGACTACGACAAGGGCTGGCTCGACCTGGTGGCCGCCGTGGCGGCGCTGCCGCCGGGCGACCGCGAGCGCGTGCTGCTGCTGGTGGCCGGCGACCCGCCGTCCGAGGCCAAGCTCGATCGCGTGCGCGAACTCGGCATGATCGACCAGGTACGCTTCCCCGGCCTGCTCGACGACGTGCGGGCGGCGCTGGCCTCGTGCCACGCCGGCTTCGTGCTTTCGTACCGCGAGGCGCTGTCGTTCGCCTGCCGCGAGATCATGGGCCTGGGTCTGCCGGCGCTGGTGACCGACGCCGGCGGCCTGCCCGAGAACGTGACCGACGGCGTCGACGGCTGGATCGTGCCGGTGCGCGACGTGGCCGCCATGACCGCGCGTCTGCGTCTCATGCTGGATGACCCCGCGCAGGTGCGGGAGATGGGGCGGAACGCCCGCCAGACCGCCGAGCGCGACTTCAACCTGGCGCGTTTCGCGCAAGCCACGATCGACGTCTACCAACGTACATTGGGCGGACACTGA